One segment of Microbacterium arborescens DNA contains the following:
- a CDS encoding molybdopterin molybdotransferase MoeA — MAIVSGGLRSVEEQLADVLAAVRPLPTRTAGLADAAGSVLREAAVARGGIPDFDNSAMDGFAVRFDDVATASAEHPVDLAVVADLPAGTADDPRLGTGETARIMTGAPVPSDADTIVPFEDTAGGLDDSLTTARVVAAPARRGVFVRRAHDDIRPGDTVLGAGAVLGPRQLAALAAADIARVTVSHAPRVVVISTGSELVEPGLPRMRGQIPESNGLLLEALARQAGAVVVRRVHVDDGGAAFRREIAAATTGDARADVVITSGGVSAGAYEVVKTELGGALRFSRVAMQPGKPQAFGVLPSGTLVFGLPGNPVSAAVSFEVFVRPALLALQGRSDLYRPALRLPAGESWRTPPGRRQYLPAVIDRSDPVRWSVHPATPGGSGSHLAGALALAEAYAVVPAETVAVEPGDLIDVVLLEG; from the coding sequence GTGGCGATCGTGAGCGGCGGGCTGCGCTCGGTCGAGGAGCAGCTCGCCGACGTCCTCGCGGCCGTGCGACCGCTGCCGACCCGCACGGCCGGGCTCGCGGACGCCGCCGGATCGGTCCTGCGCGAAGCGGCCGTCGCACGGGGAGGCATCCCCGATTTCGACAACTCCGCCATGGACGGCTTCGCGGTCCGCTTCGACGACGTCGCGACCGCGTCGGCCGAGCATCCCGTCGATCTGGCGGTCGTCGCCGACCTGCCGGCCGGCACCGCCGACGACCCGCGTCTGGGCACCGGCGAGACCGCGCGCATCATGACGGGTGCCCCCGTGCCATCCGACGCCGACACCATCGTGCCGTTCGAGGACACCGCCGGCGGCCTCGACGATTCGCTGACGACCGCGCGTGTCGTCGCCGCCCCCGCACGGCGGGGTGTGTTCGTCCGACGCGCGCACGACGACATCCGTCCGGGAGACACCGTGCTGGGCGCGGGAGCCGTGCTCGGCCCCCGGCAGCTCGCCGCCCTGGCGGCTGCCGACATCGCCCGGGTCACCGTCTCGCACGCGCCGCGCGTCGTCGTGATCTCGACCGGCAGCGAGCTCGTCGAGCCCGGCCTCCCGCGCATGCGAGGCCAGATCCCCGAGTCGAACGGCCTGTTGCTCGAAGCGCTCGCTCGTCAGGCGGGGGCCGTCGTCGTCCGCCGCGTGCACGTCGACGACGGCGGCGCCGCGTTCCGCCGCGAGATCGCGGCGGCCACGACCGGCGATGCACGGGCGGACGTCGTCATCACCTCGGGCGGGGTGAGTGCGGGCGCCTACGAGGTCGTCAAGACCGAGCTCGGCGGTGCGCTGCGCTTCTCGCGGGTGGCGATGCAGCCGGGCAAGCCGCAGGCGTTCGGTGTCCTGCCCTCGGGGACGCTCGTGTTCGGCCTTCCCGGAAACCCGGTGAGCGCGGCGGTGTCGTTCGAGGTGTTCGTACGCCCCGCCCTCCTCGCCCTGCAGGGCCGCTCCGACCTGTACCGACCGGCTCTCCGACTTCCCGCGGGCGAGTCCTGGCGTACGCCGCCGGGCCGTCGGCAGTACCTCCCCGCGGTCATCGACCGCTCCGACCCCGTGCGCTGGTCCGTGCATCCGGCGACACCCGGCGGCTCGGGGTCGCACCTCGCGGGCGCCCTCGCCCTCGCCGAGGCGTATGCGGTCGTGCCGGCGGAGACCGTCGCCGTAGAGCCCGGCGACCTCATCGACGTCGTGCTGCTGGAAGGATGA
- the moaC gene encoding cyclic pyranopterin monophosphate synthase MoaC — protein MSFTHLDDAGHARMVDVTAKQPTVRAATARGFVRCSPEVVAALRDGTVPKGDVLAVARIAGIQAAKRTPELLPLAHVIGVHGVVVDLDITDEGIEIEATARTADRTGVEMEALTSVAVAALAVVDMVKGIDKATSIEHVRITAKSGGRSGDWRRPGGDA, from the coding sequence ATGAGCTTCACCCACCTCGACGACGCCGGTCACGCCCGCATGGTCGACGTCACCGCGAAGCAGCCGACCGTCCGCGCGGCGACCGCTCGCGGCTTCGTCCGCTGTTCGCCCGAGGTCGTCGCCGCGCTGCGTGACGGCACCGTGCCGAAGGGCGATGTCCTCGCCGTGGCTCGCATCGCCGGCATCCAGGCCGCCAAGCGCACCCCCGAACTGCTGCCTCTCGCCCACGTGATCGGCGTGCACGGGGTCGTCGTCGACCTCGACATCACCGACGAGGGCATCGAGATCGAGGCGACGGCGCGCACCGCCGACCGGACCGGCGTCGAGATGGAGGCGCTCACCTCGGTGGCGGTCGCAGCCCTCGCCGTGGTCGACATGGTGAAAGGCATCGACAAGGCGACCTCGATCGAGCACGTTCGCATCACGGCGAAGTCCGGTGGCCGCAGCGGTGACTGGCGGCGTCCCGGCGGGGACGCCTGA
- a CDS encoding MogA/MoaB family molybdenum cofactor biosynthesis protein: MSRFATVITVSDRSAHGERPDTAGPVAVEALRGAGWECGDPTVVADGVASVAEALRAAIAAGARLIVTTGGTGVAPRDETPEATGEVIERELPGVAEELRRRGVVETPTAVLSRGRAGVAGGTLIVNLPGSPRAVASGMDVVTGIAGHVIAQLDGHDH, translated from the coding sequence ATGAGCCGCTTCGCCACCGTCATCACCGTGTCCGACCGATCAGCGCACGGTGAACGCCCGGACACGGCGGGTCCCGTCGCCGTCGAGGCCCTGCGCGGCGCGGGGTGGGAGTGCGGCGACCCGACGGTCGTCGCCGATGGCGTCGCCTCGGTCGCGGAGGCTCTGCGCGCCGCGATCGCCGCGGGTGCGCGCCTCATCGTCACGACGGGCGGCACAGGTGTGGCGCCGCGCGACGAGACGCCCGAAGCCACCGGCGAGGTCATCGAACGCGAGCTGCCGGGCGTGGCCGAAGAGCTGCGCCGACGCGGGGTCGTCGAGACCCCCACGGCCGTCCTGTCGCGCGGGCGTGCGGGGGTGGCCGGTGGGACGCTGATCGTGAACCTGCCGGGGTCGCCCCGGGCCGTGGCATCCGGTATGGATGTGGTGACGGGCATCGCCGGGCATGTCATCGCCCAGCTCGACGGGCACGATCACTGA
- a CDS encoding MoaD/ThiS family protein: MARVRYFAAAAERAGRNDEDRSEITLGALRDALSRERPGLGAILPKCAVLVDGARVADATEIGPDVTIDILPPFAGG; the protein is encoded by the coding sequence ATGGCCCGCGTGCGCTACTTCGCCGCCGCGGCCGAGCGCGCCGGACGGAACGACGAGGACCGCTCCGAGATCACCCTCGGCGCCCTGCGCGACGCGCTGTCTCGCGAACGTCCGGGGCTGGGAGCGATCCTGCCCAAGTGCGCCGTGCTGGTCGACGGTGCGCGCGTCGCCGACGCCACCGAGATCGGCCCCGACGTCACCATCGACATCCTGCCGCCGTTCGCCGGCGGCTGA
- the cydC gene encoding thiol reductant ABC exporter subunit CydC translates to MTTTSDVLRGAMPSPRRFWRALATGFATEASAVALLACSAWLIVRASEQPAVMYVMAAVVGVRAFAISRAVFRYLERLTSHDAALRQLAATRTDLVRRLIPLAPDGLGRIRRGSALSALVDDVDDLQNLPLRVVEPLVASATVALAAVVFVATVSWPAGLTLLGCLVIAAAAATGWGWVAGARAERTIAPLRARLADAVADHLGSLDVLLAYGAEEQSRRRVEAADADLRRAVVRRAGAQAGSAAIVSLAAGAASILAVIVTAPDVAALGGPWLAVAVLVPMAVFEVFQTVPLAAASWRQVHASAERIAETVPSGIPAGLVESSVAPAGVAPALGDGLRLRDVSVTWPGDDRPTLAGIDLDVRPGERLLVVGSSGAGKSTLAHALVRFLDIDGSYRVGGTDVRELSPDDVRLTVGLCEQQPMLFDEDIRQNLLFARDTATDAELEAVLERVGLGGWLRERGGLDARVGEHGALVSGGQAQRIALARALLHGFPVLVLDEPTAGVDPAASDALMRDLLSAVDADRAVVLISHVRVPNSLVDRTVRISDGSLHAA, encoded by the coding sequence ATGACCACGACGTCCGACGTGCTCCGCGGCGCGATGCCCTCGCCGCGACGGTTCTGGCGCGCCCTCGCGACGGGGTTCGCCACGGAGGCCTCCGCCGTCGCTCTCCTCGCGTGCAGCGCGTGGCTCATCGTGCGCGCGAGCGAGCAGCCCGCGGTGATGTACGTGATGGCGGCCGTCGTCGGAGTGCGTGCGTTCGCGATCTCGCGGGCCGTCTTCCGCTACCTCGAGCGCCTCACGTCGCACGACGCGGCGCTGCGTCAGCTCGCCGCGACGCGCACCGACCTCGTCCGTCGCCTCATCCCGCTCGCCCCCGACGGGCTCGGCCGCATCCGCCGCGGATCCGCGCTGTCTGCTCTCGTCGATGATGTCGACGACCTGCAGAACCTTCCGTTGCGGGTCGTGGAACCGCTCGTGGCGTCGGCCACCGTCGCCCTCGCCGCCGTGGTCTTCGTCGCAACGGTGTCGTGGCCGGCGGGCCTGACTCTGCTGGGCTGCCTCGTCATCGCGGCAGCTGCGGCCACCGGCTGGGGCTGGGTCGCGGGAGCCCGCGCGGAACGGACGATCGCGCCGCTCCGTGCCCGGCTCGCCGACGCCGTCGCCGACCACCTCGGAAGCCTCGACGTGCTGCTGGCATACGGAGCCGAGGAGCAGAGCCGTCGGCGTGTCGAAGCCGCGGACGCCGATCTCCGCCGCGCCGTCGTCCGCCGGGCCGGCGCGCAGGCCGGCAGTGCGGCGATCGTCTCGCTCGCCGCCGGCGCCGCCTCGATCCTCGCCGTCATCGTCACCGCACCGGATGTCGCCGCCCTCGGCGGTCCGTGGCTGGCGGTCGCGGTGCTCGTGCCGATGGCCGTGTTCGAGGTCTTCCAGACGGTTCCGCTCGCGGCGGCCTCGTGGCGTCAGGTCCACGCGTCTGCGGAGCGCATCGCCGAGACCGTGCCGAGCGGCATCCCCGCCGGTCTCGTCGAGAGCAGCGTCGCCCCCGCGGGTGTCGCGCCCGCCCTCGGCGACGGACTCCGCCTGCGCGACGTGTCGGTGACGTGGCCCGGAGACGATCGGCCGACGCTCGCCGGGATCGATCTGGACGTCCGTCCCGGCGAGCGCCTGCTCGTCGTCGGGTCGAGCGGGGCGGGCAAGTCGACGCTCGCGCACGCCCTGGTCCGCTTCCTCGACATCGACGGCAGCTACCGTGTCGGGGGCACCGACGTCCGCGAGCTCTCCCCCGACGACGTACGCCTGACCGTGGGACTGTGCGAACAGCAGCCGATGCTCTTCGACGAGGACATCCGCCAGAACCTGCTGTTCGCCCGCGACACCGCGACCGACGCCGAGCTGGAGGCGGTGCTCGAGCGCGTCGGTCTCGGCGGCTGGCTCCGTGAGCGCGGGGGTCTCGATGCGCGCGTCGGCGAGCACGGCGCTCTCGTCTCGGGCGGCCAGGCGCAGCGCATCGCGCTCGCACGTGCGCTGCTGCACGGCTTCCCCGTGCTGGTGCTCGACGAGCCGACGGCCGGGGTCGACCCCGCAGCATCCGACGCGCTGATGCGAGATCTGCTCTCCGCCGTCGACGCGGACCGCGCCGTCGTCCTCATCTCGCATGTGCGGGTGCCGAACTCACTCGTCGACCGCACGGTCCGCATCTCCGACGGAAGCCTGCACGCCGCCTGA
- a CDS encoding ABC transporter permease, producing MSGAEAGRQRATGRRTPGNLPRILLVPAVVGLALLVVPLVALVGRLDPATVWADVTSPEAGAALALSLQTALTATVACIVLGVPLALTIARASARGAAVLRAVVTVPLVLPPMVGGVALLFLFGRTGWLGAVLGEAGIRIPFTTAAVVIAQTFVALPFLVLALEGALRATGVGYEQTAAALGAGRWRILWRVTLPLAAPGLIAGTVLCFARALGEFGATALFAGNAPGVTQTMPLAIYTAFNGAGVSQGTAVALSLLLLITAIAALLLVRAWRPGGAR from the coding sequence GTGAGCGGCGCCGAAGCCGGCCGACAGCGGGCGACCGGTCGCCGGACGCCGGGGAATCTGCCGCGCATCCTGCTCGTCCCCGCGGTCGTCGGCCTCGCGCTCCTCGTGGTTCCCCTCGTCGCGCTCGTGGGCCGCCTCGACCCCGCGACGGTGTGGGCCGACGTCACCTCACCCGAGGCCGGCGCAGCCCTCGCGCTGTCGCTGCAGACCGCGCTGACGGCGACGGTGGCGTGCATCGTGCTCGGCGTTCCGCTCGCCCTCACCATCGCCCGGGCGAGCGCTCGGGGCGCGGCGGTGCTTCGCGCCGTGGTGACGGTTCCCCTCGTGCTGCCGCCGATGGTGGGCGGCGTCGCCCTGCTCTTCCTGTTCGGTCGTACCGGCTGGCTGGGCGCCGTGCTCGGCGAAGCCGGCATCCGTATCCCGTTCACGACCGCCGCCGTCGTGATCGCACAGACCTTCGTCGCCCTTCCCTTCCTCGTCCTGGCGCTCGAGGGGGCGCTGCGGGCGACGGGCGTCGGATACGAGCAGACAGCCGCGGCGCTCGGCGCGGGACGGTGGCGGATCCTGTGGCGGGTCACACTGCCGCTCGCCGCCCCCGGGCTGATCGCGGGAACCGTGCTGTGCTTCGCCCGCGCACTCGGCGAGTTCGGCGCCACCGCGCTGTTCGCCGGCAACGCGCCCGGAGTCACGCAGACGATGCCGCTGGCGATCTACACCGCGTTCAACGGCGCCGGGGTGTCGCAGGGCACGGCGGTGGCGCTGTCGCTGCTCCTGCTCATCACGGCGATCGCGGCGCTTCTGCTCGTGCGCGCCTGGCGACCGGGCGGTGCTCGGTGA
- a CDS encoding ABC transporter ATP-binding protein: MSGRLTARVRVQRPGLTVAAELVAEPGEIVAVMGPSGAGKSTVLEAIAGLVRLDAGSIRVDGDEVASPRHRVAPQRRGIVLLRQDPGLFPHLSTRENVAFGLRSRGAPARGSRLVADEWLERVGLAGVGGRHPRELSGGQQQRVALARALAARPRVILLDEPFTALDPATAASLRTMLGEQLRAARTTAVLVSHDALDAAVVADRLVVLEAGAVTQSGSVRDVLRTPATAFGAAIAGVNRVVGSVIGRGDGAVWRAGTLAVARPGAEPGPVAALFRPGDVRLEGVVAAGHTTLGAAPEGSRVVWHARVARLEPTVGGVRMLVADPSLAVDIPVDLAADLRAGAHVRLTLPNAAITWGSPEPETAAG; this comes from the coding sequence GTGAGCGGGCGGCTCACGGCCCGCGTCCGGGTGCAGCGCCCCGGTCTCACCGTGGCCGCCGAGCTGGTCGCGGAGCCCGGCGAGATCGTCGCCGTCATGGGGCCGAGCGGGGCGGGCAAGTCGACCGTCCTCGAGGCGATCGCGGGTCTCGTGCGGCTCGATGCGGGGTCGATCCGCGTCGACGGCGACGAGGTGGCCAGTCCGCGTCACCGTGTCGCGCCGCAGCGCCGTGGCATCGTGCTGCTGCGTCAGGACCCCGGCCTCTTCCCGCACCTCTCGACACGCGAGAACGTCGCCTTCGGGCTGCGCTCTCGCGGGGCGCCCGCTCGTGGGTCGCGTCTCGTCGCCGACGAATGGCTCGAACGGGTCGGGCTCGCCGGGGTGGGAGGACGGCATCCCCGCGAGCTCTCCGGTGGACAGCAGCAGCGGGTCGCCCTCGCCCGCGCGCTCGCGGCGCGACCCCGCGTCATCCTGCTCGATGAACCGTTCACGGCGCTCGACCCGGCGACGGCCGCCTCGCTCCGCACGATGCTCGGCGAACAGCTGCGGGCCGCGCGGACGACAGCCGTGCTCGTCAGCCACGATGCGCTCGACGCAGCGGTCGTGGCCGATCGGCTGGTCGTGCTCGAGGCGGGTGCCGTGACGCAGAGTGGCTCCGTGCGCGACGTGCTGCGAACTCCCGCGACGGCGTTCGGCGCGGCGATCGCGGGAGTCAACCGCGTCGTCGGAAGCGTGATCGGTCGCGGCGACGGCGCGGTGTGGCGGGCGGGCACCTTGGCGGTGGCTCGGCCTGGTGCGGAACCCGGCCCCGTCGCGGCGCTGTTCCGCCCGGGCGACGTCCGGCTCGAGGGGGTCGTCGCTGCGGGGCACACCACGCTCGGAGCGGCGCCGGAGGGCTCGCGTGTCGTCTGGCATGCGCGGGTGGCGCGGCTCGAACCTACCGTCGGAGGTGTGCGTATGCTCGTCGCCGATCCGTCGCTCGCCGTCGACATCCCTGTCGACCTGGCCGCAGATCTTCGTGCCGGCGCTCACGTCCGGCTCACGCTGCCGAACGCCGCGATCACGTGGGGGAGCCCGGAACCGGAGACGGCGGCAGGGTAA
- a CDS encoding ThiF family adenylyltransferase: MILSPLVAPVGVLSDRERERTARHTVLAGVGDEGQRRLTAAHVAVVGAGGLGSPVILALAAAGVGTITVIDDDVVEYANLQRQVIHRVDDVGTPKVASALRAAAALSPETRIEPRRERLDAENASRLLAGSDLVIDGTDTFETRTVVAAACAALGLPLVWGVIQEFHAQVTVFWTAPPEGAPAVGLDDLYPAGSADDLPTCAEVGVLGSLCMTVGGMLATEAIKLITGVGEPLLGRLVVVDALSGITREVPLRAASSAPSAPPAPEPRTPQTRPTTPEIDLDQLRAQQRAGAVVLDVREPHETATGVLPGSVLLPLGDLLADPSRVDADRVVVVCAHGIRARRAADVLRGRGVTASVLAGGLAGWRS, from the coding sequence ATGATCCTCTCGCCCCTCGTCGCTCCCGTCGGCGTCCTGTCGGATCGCGAGCGCGAACGCACCGCGAGACACACCGTCCTCGCGGGCGTGGGCGACGAAGGTCAGCGGCGATTGACGGCGGCTCACGTCGCCGTCGTCGGTGCCGGCGGCCTCGGCTCTCCCGTCATCCTCGCCCTCGCCGCCGCGGGGGTCGGGACGATCACCGTCATCGACGACGACGTGGTCGAGTACGCCAACCTCCAGCGGCAGGTCATCCACCGCGTCGACGACGTCGGCACCCCGAAGGTCGCCTCCGCCCTCCGCGCCGCCGCAGCACTGTCACCCGAGACCCGGATCGAGCCGCGCCGCGAGCGACTGGATGCCGAGAACGCGTCACGCCTGCTGGCCGGGAGCGACCTCGTCATCGACGGCACCGACACGTTCGAGACCCGCACCGTCGTCGCCGCGGCGTGCGCGGCGCTTGGACTGCCGCTCGTCTGGGGCGTCATCCAGGAGTTCCACGCGCAGGTCACCGTCTTCTGGACGGCGCCGCCGGAAGGAGCGCCGGCGGTCGGGCTCGACGACCTCTACCCCGCCGGCAGCGCCGACGACCTGCCGACGTGCGCCGAGGTCGGTGTCCTCGGGTCGCTCTGCATGACGGTGGGCGGAATGCTCGCGACGGAGGCCATCAAGCTCATCACCGGTGTCGGCGAGCCGCTCCTGGGCCGGCTCGTGGTGGTCGACGCTCTGTCCGGGATCACACGCGAGGTGCCGCTGCGTGCCGCCTCGAGCGCACCGTCGGCGCCCCCGGCGCCTGAGCCCCGCACCCCGCAGACGCGGCCGACGACGCCCGAGATCGATCTCGATCAGCTCCGCGCCCAGCAGCGCGCCGGGGCGGTGGTCCTCGATGTCCGAGAGCCCCACGAGACGGCGACGGGGGTGCTCCCCGGCTCGGTGCTGCTCCCCCTCGGCGATCTCCTCGCCGACCCGAGCCGCGTCGACGCCGACCGGGTCGTGGTCGTGTGCGCGCACGGCATCCGGGCACGCCGCGCCGCCGACGTCCTCCGCGGCCGGGGCGTGACGGCCTCCGTCCTCGCGGGAGGCCTCGCCGGGTGGCGATCGTGA
- a CDS encoding TOBE domain-containing protein, giving the protein MTTYRISEAARLLGVSDDTVRRWIDQGILPVSGESPARIPGDALAAHAVELASAAEDPSDRLSSARNRFVGLVTRVQIDGVMAQVDVQSGPHRVVSLMSAEAARELELEPGSLAVAVVKATTVVVETPKD; this is encoded by the coding sequence ATGACGACGTATCGCATCTCGGAGGCGGCCCGCCTTCTCGGCGTCAGCGACGACACCGTGCGTCGCTGGATCGACCAGGGCATCCTCCCGGTCTCGGGCGAAAGCCCGGCGCGGATTCCCGGCGACGCCCTCGCGGCCCACGCGGTCGAGCTCGCTTCCGCCGCCGAGGACCCGTCCGATCGGCTCTCGAGCGCCCGCAACCGCTTCGTCGGCCTCGTCACACGGGTGCAGATCGACGGCGTGATGGCCCAGGTCGACGTGCAGTCCGGGCCGCACCGCGTCGTGTCGCTCATGTCGGCCGAGGCGGCGCGCGAGCTCGAGCTCGAACCCGGTTCGCTCGCCGTCGCGGTCGTCAAGGCCACCACGGTCGTCGTCGAGACTCCGAAGGACTGA
- the modA gene encoding molybdate ABC transporter substrate-binding protein yields the protein MRTRRTTSIAALAAAVLLLAGCAAGGGPGIGTDAPPGVPESAPGTAEPDVSGEVTVFAAASLKTGFDELATQFEQRHPSVTISPISYDGSSTLATQVIEGAPADVFASADEANMQRVVAAGVSGSPEVFAMNRLTLVVPSGNPGSVTGLADLADPDRTVVLCAAAVPCGAASATLLSDAGVAASVDSYEQNVTAVLTKVASGEADAGLVYVTDAALTGDVETVEVPGAERVVNRYPIAVLADAQSPGAAAEFVAYVLSDEGQAVLRRLGFGAP from the coding sequence GTGCGAACACGACGAACGACGAGCATCGCGGCCCTCGCCGCAGCCGTGCTGCTGCTGGCCGGATGCGCCGCGGGCGGTGGCCCCGGCATCGGGACGGACGCCCCGCCCGGGGTGCCCGAGTCGGCACCCGGCACAGCGGAACCCGATGTCTCGGGCGAGGTCACCGTCTTCGCCGCGGCGTCGCTGAAGACGGGATTCGACGAGCTGGCCACGCAGTTCGAGCAGCGGCATCCCTCGGTCACGATCTCGCCGATCAGCTATGACGGATCGTCGACCCTCGCGACTCAGGTGATCGAGGGGGCGCCGGCCGACGTCTTCGCCTCAGCCGACGAGGCGAACATGCAGAGAGTCGTCGCGGCCGGAGTCTCCGGCTCGCCCGAGGTCTTCGCGATGAACCGGCTCACCCTCGTGGTGCCGTCCGGCAACCCCGGCTCGGTCACGGGTCTGGCAGACCTCGCCGACCCCGATCGCACGGTGGTGCTCTGTGCGGCCGCCGTCCCGTGCGGCGCGGCATCGGCGACGCTTCTCAGCGATGCGGGTGTCGCGGCGAGCGTCGACAGCTACGAGCAGAACGTGACGGCGGTGCTGACGAAGGTCGCCAGCGGGGAAGCCGACGCGGGGCTCGTCTACGTCACGGACGCCGCTCTCACCGGCGACGTCGAGACGGTCGAGGTTCCCGGCGCCGAGCGAGTCGTCAATCGCTACCCGATCGCGGTGCTCGCCGACGCGCAGTCGCCGGGCGCAGCCGCGGAGTTCGTCGCCTACGTGCTGTCCGACGAGGGCCAGGCGGTGCTGCGCCGTCTCGGTTTCGGCGCCCCGTGA
- a CDS encoding GNAT family N-acetyltransferase: MPHMRAVRPGDDAALSEICLRTADHGSDATGLFDDDDIWGAVFARPYAERHPDFAFVVADEDDRAIGYVVATPDTEAFEEWFHREWWPRFAARWPEPSPDDTSRQAATLRYAYGRRAGAEPFAEAYPAHLHIDLLPAAQGQGWGRRLIDRVSEQLRAAGVTRLHLVASAANTGALAFYDRLGFERLPSSPGAQAFGIDLAR; this comes from the coding sequence ATGCCTCACATGCGTGCCGTCCGGCCCGGCGACGACGCCGCGCTGAGCGAGATCTGTCTGCGAACAGCCGATCACGGTTCCGATGCCACCGGACTCTTCGACGACGACGACATCTGGGGAGCGGTCTTCGCGCGGCCCTATGCCGAGCGGCATCCCGACTTCGCCTTCGTCGTGGCCGACGAGGACGATCGGGCGATCGGCTACGTCGTCGCGACGCCCGACACCGAGGCCTTCGAGGAGTGGTTCCATCGCGAGTGGTGGCCCCGTTTCGCCGCGCGCTGGCCCGAGCCCTCGCCCGACGACACCTCGCGCCAGGCGGCCACGCTGCGGTACGCCTACGGCCGGCGCGCGGGCGCGGAGCCGTTCGCCGAGGCCTACCCGGCGCACCTCCACATCGACCTGCTGCCCGCGGCTCAGGGACAGGGGTGGGGGCGTCGGCTGATCGACCGCGTGTCGGAACAGCTCCGCGCGGCGGGGGTCACCCGGCTGCACCTGGTCGCGTCCGCGGCCAACACCGGTGCGCTCGCCTTCTACGACCGCCTGGGCTTCGAGCGTCTGCCCTCGTCGCCCGGCGCGCAGGCTTTCGGCATCGATCTCGCGCGCTGA
- a CDS encoding molybdenum cofactor biosynthesis protein MoaE, whose protein sequence is MGEIRIARITAEPLDVSQHLEAVESAAVGAVTSFVGTVRDHDPDAAGTVAALHYEAHPDAEATLRAIADTALAGRDGAVAVSHRVGDLGVGDAAVVIAVGTAHRDDAFEVCRGLIEAIKRELPIWKQQIEADGTTAWKGIGG, encoded by the coding sequence ATGGGCGAGATCCGCATCGCCCGCATCACCGCCGAGCCTCTCGATGTGTCGCAGCACCTCGAGGCCGTCGAGTCCGCCGCGGTCGGGGCCGTGACGAGCTTCGTCGGAACCGTGCGCGATCACGACCCGGATGCCGCGGGCACGGTCGCCGCGCTGCACTACGAGGCTCATCCCGACGCCGAGGCGACGCTGCGTGCGATCGCGGACACCGCGCTCGCCGGACGTGACGGTGCGGTCGCGGTCAGCCACCGCGTCGGCGACCTCGGAGTGGGGGATGCGGCGGTCGTCATCGCGGTGGGCACGGCGCACCGGGATGACGCGTTCGAGGTGTGCCGTGGGCTGATCGAGGCGATCAAACGTGAGCTGCCGATCTGGAAGCAGCAGATCGAGGCCGACGGCACGACCGCGTGGAAGGGGATCGGCGGCTGA